The Candidatus Woesearchaeota archaeon genomic interval CAGAATACTGATAACTTTTTCAAGCTGTATCCTATCCACTTTCCATTGGAATAATAATGCTACTGCTCCACCTGTGGCAAGAGCAATTAATGCAATCCCATATAGTAATGGTGCAAACATATGTCCCATATTAACAGCACAATATGCATTAGAATACGCAAGAGCTACACCTAGAGCAAATAATAGTCCAATAGCAACAATCAATTTTTTATTAGTAATTTCCATTTTATATCAACCTAATATGATTATATTGCATAATTTAAAAATGTTTCTCATTGGTTTGATAGGGTTTCAAGATTTGAAACAGCTAAATAAGGTGTTTCAGAAAAATATATAGGGTGTTTCATCCTATGATACTATATGACAAAGACATTTGACTATGCTTGGAAAGAGATTTCAAAGAGGAAGAAAAAGTATATGCTTAATGTGATACTTATAGCATTGGTTGTAGTAATGTTAATTACATTAAACTCACTTGGAACTGCGTATAAGGAAGCCTCAAGATTGCCGTTTGAAAAGATGCAAAGTAGTATCATCATTCAAAAGAATGGAAATGTTCCAGAGAATACCACTGGTGCAGTTACATCTTGTTCACTAGCACCAATAAGGAACAATCTCATTGATGAAATAGAAACAATTGAAGGTATTAAGGATATCTCTTATGGCCTTTCTTTATGGGTATTTGATAATGATAATTTTAAAAGAGTTTTAGGAGTAAATTGGGATGATTCTCTTGGGACAAAGCTCAAAGCCGGCATTGTTGAGGGGGAAATTCCTCAATCTGATGATGAGGTGCTGATTGAAAAAACTTATGCAGAGCAATATAATCTTAAAATTGAGCAGAAATTAGAGATATCAGAACAAGAATTTAGAGTTTCTGGAATTGTCAAAGGTTATGGGAAAGATATTATTGCTTCTGATTTTTTCATGAATCTGGAGTCTGCTCAAGGAATTGCATTTGATTCTAAGAATTTACAGGAAACAGAAGAATTTAACCAAGATGATATAAATATTATTTTTGTGGATACAGAACAAACTAAAATCAATGCTGTTGCTGGAAAGCTGAAAAATCTTCTGAATCAAGAATCCCTGAATGGTGGAAAGACTCCAACAGGTAAGACAATTGGAAGCTACAACATCTATACGCCGGAATCATTTGAAAACCAAATATCCTCTCTTTTTGTTTTGTCAGATAAACTGATATTATTTATTTCTATTATCACGATAATTGGCTCTGTTCTGATAATCATGAAAAGTATGAGTCACGCAATAATCCAGAGAAAAAAAGAATTTGGAATAATGAAGAGTATTGGCTTCACTAAGAAAGATATACAAAAAGAAATCGGGATGGAAACAATATTACAGGTTTTTGCAGGTTATATTTTAGGCATCATAGTTTCTTTCATAACTATATTGTTATTAGCAAGAACAAAAATCTCAATAAGCATACCATGGGAGCTTAATCCATATCCTCATTTTTTAGCTTCTAACCCAAATCTTGTGGATACTGTGCAGACCTATCTATTACCTATACAATTCCAACCCGCATATGCCATACTATCATTTGTTGTTGTAATAATTATAGGAATATTAACAGCAATTATCACAACCAACCAAATAAACAAATTAAAAGCGATGGAGGTGCTAAAAAATGAATGAATTGATCACAATCAAAAATCTATCAAAAACATTCAATAAGGTTGAGGCAGTTAAAGATGTTTCATTCAAAATAAAGAAAGGAGAATTTTTAGGCATTCAGGGGCATTCAGGATCAGGAAAGAGTACTTTGCTTGGACTTTTGGCAGGACTTGAAAAAGCTAATAGTGGAAAAATAACATATAATGGAAGCGATTTAACTAATATGAATGAGGATGAGCTTGCTTTATTCAGAAGGGAAAATGTAGGCGTAGTTTTCCAGTCATTCAATCTTATACCAACATTAAACATTATAGAAAATATTGCTCTTCCATTGTTTCCTTTAAACATCAGCAAGAATGAAATGATTGAGCGAGCGAGAAAAATTGCTAAAGATGTTGGATTATCGCACAGATTAACCCATTATGCAAATGAGCTGTCTGGCGGAGAGCAACAAAGAGTAGCAATAGCAAGGGCATTGATAAACAATCCGAAAGTTCTTTTTGCAGATGAGCCAACCGGCAATCTTGATTCAAAAACAGGAAAAAAAATCATAGAACTTTTAAAAGAGCTAAACAGAGAAAAAGAGCTTACTGTCGTAATGGTCACGCATGACAACGAGATAGCTAAAAACTCAGACAGAATCATTGAAATGAAAGATGGGGGTGTTATAAGATGAGCAAATTTTTTACTATACTAATCTTGAGCCTCTTTTTACTGGTTTCAGCAGTATCTGCCTCTTCAGACGTTGATGTTGTTGTATTGGGCGTGATAAGCCATGGACCTATGCAACCAACTGTTAATGCCATAAAAGAGGTAACTTCAAAATATCCTGATGTGAATGTCAGGTGGCTTGACCTTGAAAGCAATGAAGGAGAGAAATATGCCCAAGAGCATGGATTAACAGCGCATATGAATGTCCTGATAGATGATGAATATCAATATAGTATAAATGGAAAAGATGTTACTTTTCAATGGTTTGAGGGGCAACAATGGACAAAAGAAGATTTAGATAATGTAATCTCAAGCAAATTAAACAATAGTCCCGAGATTTCCGTTTCAGACAACCCAAAAAGTGGCAATAACATGAATGTGTTGATTGTTTGGGCAGGAATTTTTGCGGTTGTTGGGATAATTGCTTGGTTTTTGATTAAAAAATTCAGAAAGGGATAAAATGTATCTTAAGTATATTTTCAAAGAATTAGTGAAAAGAAAATCAAGAACAGCAACAATCGTGTTGACAGTTGCTATTGTCACATCAATTCTCTTCCTGTTCTCAGGTGTGATGAACGCATATTCATTAGGAATATACAAACCATTTGAAAATACTGGCTCAGATATGGTTCTGCAAAAATCAGTTAATGCTACAAAATCAACTTCAGACATAAGGGTGCCTTTTGGAAAAGGATTGTTTAGTAAAGAAGAAATATCAAAAATAAAATCATTAGCTCATGTGCAGGATATTTCTGGTTCACTTATTCTCTGGAGTTTTGACAAGGATGGATTCGTTTCAATTGAAGGACTAGAAGAAAATTCTGAAATCTTTAGGAAAAAAGCGTCTCAAATATACAAAGGAAGATTTCTGAAGAATGAATATGAAGCAGTGGTTGAGAAGCATTTTGCCAAATTTAATAATTGGAAAGTTGGTAGCAATATTTCTCTTGGAGATGAAACATTCAAAGTGGTAGGCACTT includes:
- a CDS encoding LPXTG cell wall anchor domain-containing protein, with translation MSKFFTILILSLFLLVSAVSASSDVDVVVLGVISHGPMQPTVNAIKEVTSKYPDVNVRWLDLESNEGEKYAQEHGLTAHMNVLIDDEYQYSINGKDVTFQWFEGQQWTKEDLDNVISSKLNNSPEISVSDNPKSGNNMNVLIVWAGIFAVVGIIAWFLIKKFRKG
- a CDS encoding ABC transporter ATP-binding protein codes for the protein MNELITIKNLSKTFNKVEAVKDVSFKIKKGEFLGIQGHSGSGKSTLLGLLAGLEKANSGKITYNGSDLTNMNEDELALFRRENVGVVFQSFNLIPTLNIIENIALPLFPLNISKNEMIERARKIAKDVGLSHRLTHYANELSGGEQQRVAIARALINNPKVLFADEPTGNLDSKTGKKIIELLKELNREKELTVVMVTHDNEIAKNSDRIIEMKDGGVIR
- a CDS encoding ABC transporter permease, yielding MTKTFDYAWKEISKRKKKYMLNVILIALVVVMLITLNSLGTAYKEASRLPFEKMQSSIIIQKNGNVPENTTGAVTSCSLAPIRNNLIDEIETIEGIKDISYGLSLWVFDNDNFKRVLGVNWDDSLGTKLKAGIVEGEIPQSDDEVLIEKTYAEQYNLKIEQKLEISEQEFRVSGIVKGYGKDIIASDFFMNLESAQGIAFDSKNLQETEEFNQDDINIIFVDTEQTKINAVAGKLKNLLNQESLNGGKTPTGKTIGSYNIYTPESFENQISSLFVLSDKLILFISIITIIGSVLIIMKSMSHAIIQRKKEFGIMKSIGFTKKDIQKEIGMETILQVFAGYILGIIVSFITILLLARTKISISIPWELNPYPHFLASNPNLVDTVQTYLLPIQFQPAYAILSFVVVIIIGILTAIITTNQINKLKAMEVLKNE